The Bifidobacterium coryneforme genome segment GCCCTGGAGAACCCGGACTGGACCAGTCGGGTCCTGAGTCGTTATGGGGAAAGGGTCTGTGTAGGTCTGGATGTGCGTGGGCACACCCTGGCCGCCCGAGGCTGGACCAGCAAGGGCGGGGATCTCTTCGAGACCATGAAGCGACTGGATGATGATGGATGCGGTCGGTACGTGGTCACCGACGTGGCCCGGGACGGGATGATGACCGGCCCCAACCTGGACCTGCTGGGTGAGGTGTCCAGTCGGACTCCGGCCAAGGTAACCGCTTCCGGGGGCATCTCCAGCCTCAATGACCTCAGGGACATCGCCGGGTTGTCCGATCGGGGTGTGGACAGCGCCATTCTGGGCAAGTCCCTCTATGAGGGGGCCTTTACCCTGGAGCAGGCTCTGGACCTGGTTTCCGGGCATTGTTAACGCGATAGGCAAGTCGGCGAAATATAGGAATGGGAGCATGAGCTCTATGGATAAGCAAGAGGAATTTGCGCTGCGCACTGTCGAGGAGCGCGATGTTCGGTTCATTCGACTCTGGTTCACGGACGTTCTGGGCACGCTGAAATCGGTGGCCATAGCACCGGCTGAGCTGGAAGTGGCCTTCGAGGAGGGACTTGGTTTCGATGGGTCCGCGATCGAGGGCATGACCAGGGTCTCCGAGGATGACATGATCGTCAAGCCGGATCCTTCGACATTCCAGATTCTTCCCTGGAGGGGAGGCCCCCAGGGTACCGCCAGGATTTTCTGCGACGTGCTCACGCCCGACGGCGAGCCCAGCAGCGGTGATCCACGACACGTACTGAAGCGTGCCTTGGCCCATGCCAAGGACAAGGGTTTCATCTTCTACACCCATCCCGAGATCGAGTTCTACCTCTTTGAGAACCAGGAGGACTGGTCCCAGCCCCCGGTTCCCATCGATGAAGGCGGCTATTTCGACCATGTTCCCCGCAGCCCGGGGATGGACTTCCGCAGGGCCTGCGTCAACATGCTGGAGCAGATGGGCATCTCGGTGGAGTACTCCCACCATGAGGCCGGACCGGGTCAGAACGAAATCGACCTGCGCTACGCCGATGCCCTGACCACGGCCGACAACATCATGACCTTCCGCACCGTGGTCAAGGAGATATCCCTGGAACGCGGGATTTACGCCAGTTTCATGCCCAAGCCGTTCACCGATCAGCCGGGATCGGGCATGCACACCCATCTGAGCCTGTTCGAGGGCGACAGCAATGCCTTCTACGAGGTGGGCCAGGAGTTCAACATGTCGCAGACCGCGCGTCAGTTCGCGGCCGGCATTCTGGCCCACGCCGCCGAAATCTGCGCGGTGACCGACCAGTACGTCAACTCCTACAAGAGGCTTTGGGGAGGGGCTGAGGCCCCCAGTTATGTATGCTGGGGCCACAACAACCGCTCGGCCCTCCTGCGCATACCTCAGTACAAGCCCGGCAAGGGGAACTCGGCCAGGATGGAGTTCCGCGGCCTGGATCCGGGGGCCAACCCCTATCTGGCATACTCCGTCCTCCTGGCTGCCGGCCTGGATGGGATCGAGCAGAAGATGACCCTGGGGGAGCCCACCAGTGACGATGTCTGGGAGTTGACCGATTCGGAGCGGCAGGCCATGGGAATCGCACCCCTGCCGGACTCTCTGGACTCCGCCCTGAAACTGATGGAGAAATCGGACTTTGTGGCCGATGTCCTGGGAGAACACACGTTCGAGTACTTCCTGCGCAATAAGCACAAGGAGTGGAACAGCTACAGCAGGCAGGTCAATCCCTACGAGCTGGAGTACTACCTGCCGCGCCTCTAGGACCCCTGCCGTCAGGCGGTAGCCCCCTACTCGTCGGCCCTTCCGAACCAGGCGTCGTAGATGATGACGAAGTTCCTGTTCCCGTAGCTGGAACAGGAGTCGCCCTCACCGTCACCGGCTGCCAGGGCTGCGGTGTTGGGCTGGTAGGGGGTGTAGATGTAGAGCAGCGCCGTGGCATCGTTCTCGATATAGACATCAGAGGCACCACAGGAGGCTTCGGGACTGAACCTGACCTGATTGATGGCCCTTGTCTGGAACTGATAGTCGGATCGGTGGGTCTCATAGTACCGATAGCGCTTGGCGGCTCCGTAGACCTGGTTGAAAAAGCCGGCATATCGGGCATCACAGGCAGCATCGTCTGGGCAGGAGAGTCCCATGGCCGACCGGATCTGGGTGGGGTCCGGATTCTTGGACGTGACCAGGTGCTGCTCTTTTTGGAGCATGGTCAGCAGTACCTTCTGACTGATGCCGCAGGATCTTGCCGCTCCGTCGATGATCTGTGCCGCAGTCTGTCCCTTCCCACCCTGGTAGGGGTCACAGAGCCCATCCCCGTCAGGACTGGGGGTGTCCACCCTCATGGTTCTCAGGCAGGAGTCCCCGGTGCAGTCGGCCCCCTTCTGGTCCAGAAAGACCTGGACATCCTCGGCATTCATGCTGGTGGTGTCATGGAAACGCTGATCGGTGATGATTCTGCCCGGGTTGAACTCATACTGCCTGGCCATCTCGTTCTGATGCTCCCGGGTCCTGCCGACCAGCTCCCGATATGAGACGAAGTGCAAAGACACGATGACCAGGGCGACCACAAGGACCAGAGCCATCACTGTCGCCGCAACGGCCTCGACGCGGCGGGTGGTCCCCATCCGCTTCCAGGTCCTGGCCAGATTGCTGCTGGTATGTCGTTTGCCCGGTGTCTTCCCCATGCTCAGGCCTCCAAGACCTTCTCGATACGCTGCAGGCTCACAGCCGTGGCTGTACCCAGCTCCTGGGCCCAGATGGAGACATAGTACTCTTCAAGCATCCACCTGGCCCGCTGAATCCTGTCCATGGCCGCATCACGGGCGGGACCGTTGGGGAGTGCCGAGGCCGTCTTCCGTGCCTTGTCCACCTTGTCCTGGGCGGTCTGGGCCTGCCAGGCCCATCGCACATCCCGGTCCTTGTCCCTGCGGGCCTTCTCCAGGCGCATCAAGTCGGCATGGAGATACGTCTGCAGGCGGGGCAGGGCATAGGGAGGATCAACCCCGATGAACCCTTTCTGCACCAGGGTTGATGCATGCTGCCGTATCCATTGCAGAACGGAAAGGAGGGGGAGGTCGGCAGGACCCGATACGGCCTTGTCGACCTCCGAGTAGCGTTGGAGGATGGCAATCGCATCCTTGGCCACCTGGTAGACAGTGTCTTCGAAGACCTGCCCCAGCCCGGACACCGTCTCCTGTAGGGTCTGGTCATCGGTGATGGCTTCGGTTTCGGGAATCAGGCGTTTCACGGCCGCCAACTGAAGGTCCTTGGTCAGGGCATCCGTATTGCGGTAGGGGGCTGAGGCCAGCATCAGTGATTCGCGGCTCAACCAGCGGGAGGATATGCGTTGGGAGGGGAGCTCAAGCTTCTCCAGAGCGGCCTGCCATATCATGTCCTTCCGGGACTCGGTTGTGGCTCCTGCCTTATGGAGCAGGTCGGCACGCCTGACCGCCTTCCCCTCCTTGGCGGCCTGCGAGGCCCTGTTTCCGACCACGGTCCGGGCGGACTCCCTGGCCAGTCCGGCCAGGCGTGACTGAAGCTCGGACAGGGATTTGGATTGCCCCAGCACCTTCGGCTGTTCCGGAGCTGGTTGCCCTGCACTCGGCCTATCGGCACCCGGACGGTCCTGGCCTGACGCGACCGGATCTGGGCGGCCCTTCCTGACGCGACCATGCTTGCGATGACGACTGGGTTCCTCCTCGACCTGGAAGGTCATTCGCAGGTAGGGAGGCAATCGGTCGAGTTGAGCCTGGTCGAATACCTCGGGGTGGATCTGCGCGCCGACCACATCGATGGCGGCGGCGGTGAAGACATGGGTGAAATCAGGCCAGGTTCCAACCGTCGATTCCTGGTCGGCTGCCTTGCCTCTCCCGTTCGCGTTTGATCCGGAAGCGGTGGCCGACCCGTACACGGGTTCCTGCCCTGCCCCGCTGTAATCGGACCCGGGGAGGGTGGCGTAGTGCCCGTCGATCCACCGGCGGATGGCCCGGGCCGTGTCGGGTGCGGGAACGAACTGGACACGGAGGGTCTTGGGGAGGGATTTGATGGTCGAGACGATGAGATCATCCAGGAGTCCGGGCACGTTCCAGGTGAACTCTTGTGGGTTCAGTTGTGAGAGCGTGCCGACCGGTATGTGGATTGTGACCCCGTCGTTCGGGTCGCTGGGGTTGTAGACGTAGGTCAGGGGGAGGTCCAGTTCGTTCCCGTCCCTGCCCAGGGTGTGCCAGTGGTTGGGATAGTCGCCTGGCTGGTATCCCTCCTCATTCTGGCTGAGTCGTTCCACCTTGCCGGGGTCGAAGTCCAGGAGGTGCGGATCCTGGTCATGGTTGTGCCTCCACCAGTTTCCGAGGGCTGCCACGGAGGTTGCCTCATGGGGGAGCCGTTCGAAGTAGAAGTCGGCCAGGTCGGTCTCGTTGATGGTGTCGGCCACTTGGCGGGTTCGGCTGGTCTGATCGTCGGCCTCCCGGAGGATGTCACGATTGGCCCGGATGAAGTCATCGTGGGGGAACCTCTGCCGTATGTCGCCTTCGACCAGCCCCTGACGCACCAGGAACTCCCGGGCCTGGGTGGGATTTATGGAGCCCCATTGGACGGTCTTATCCTGAACGATGGGGAGGCCATATAGGAGGACCTTGGAGGATGCCACGGCCGCACCGCGTGAGGCTGACCAGTGGGGTTCCGCATAGGTGGTCCGGGTCAGGGACCTGGCCAGGGGTTCCGCCCAGGCCGGGTCGATGGCGGCGCAGTACCGGGCCCAGAGCCGGGAGGTCTCCACCAGTTCGGCCGACATGATCCAGGCGGGGGTGCTCTTGGAGACGGCCGATCCGGGGAAGATGGCGAAGTGGGTGCCCCTGGCGCCCTGGTACTCGTTCTTGGAGCGTTTTTGGGCACGTTTCATGGCCTTGGCTCTGGCGGCACCTTTGAGGCCGGTGAAGTCCGAGGCCTTGGGTTCATGGATGACCTGCATGCCGATACTGGACAGGAGACCGGAGAGCATGGAGCGGTGGATCCCCTGGTCGTCCCAGGAACATACCAGGGAGTGGGCGGCCTGTTGGGCCTGGGGGAGGTTCAGGATTCCCTTGTCCGGTGCCTTGATGGGCTTAGGGGTCCCCACCTGCATGTGCATTCCCTGGCACATCTGTACCAGCTGCTGGTAGAGGTCGTGCCACTGCCGCATCCGCATGAAGCTGATGAACTCCTGCTTGCAAGCCTTGCGCAGGACCGAGTTGGAGGACTGCTTCACCTCCGGGAAGAAGCGGTGCCAGATATTCAGGGCGGTCAGGAAGTCGCTCGTCGGGTCGTCATACCGGGCATGGAGGCGATCGGCCTCTTCCCGTTTCTCCTCGGGGCGCTCGCGCGGATCCTGGAGGGAGAGGAAGGCGACGACCACCAGAACCGCCGCCAGGGTGTCGGGCGTGGTGTCCTGGCCCGCCTGGAGAACCATCCTGCCCAGGCGGATGTCGATGGGGATCCGGGCCAGTTTCCTGCCCAAGGGGGTCAGTCTGACCTCGCCCCGGGTCCGGGCCACAGCCTGGAGTTCGGTCAGTTCGTTGAAGCCGTCGGTGACCGCCCTTGTGTCCGGTGGGTCGATGAACCCGAAACCGGTTACATCCTCGGCGGTCTTTGCCACGCCTACCGAGAGCATATGGAGAACCACCGCCCCCAGGGAAGTGCGCAGAATCTCCGGATCCGTGAATCTGGGTCGTGTATCGTAGTCGTCTTTGCTGTACAGGCGGATGGCAATGCCATCGGCCACGCGTCCACAGCGCCCGGCCCGCTGGTCGGCGGATGCCTGGGAAATGGGTTCGATGGGAAGCCGTTGCACTTTGGCCGACTTGGAATACCTGCTGATCCTGGCCATGCCCGGGTCCACCACATAGCGGATGCCGGGTACGGTCAGGGAGGTTTCGGCCACATTCGTGGCGATGACGATGCGCTGGTGGTTGTGCTGTTCGAAGACCCGGTGCTGCTCCTTGGCCGAAAGCCTGGCGAAGAGGGGAACCAGCTCTATGGCATCGGTGCGCTGCATATCCGAAGCCCTGGGGCCGAAGTGGCGCCTCAGTGCGGTCTCGTACTCGCGGATGTCGCGCTCGCCGGCCGCAAAGACCAGGATGTCACGTGGACCGTTCACATGCGTGGAATGGATGACCAGTTCGGCACATGCTCTGGCAACGGCGGTGGGTACGTCCAGGTCATCCTGGTCCCCGTCACCTTCCTGGAGGAATCCTCCGGAAGAGAAACCGGGCACCGTCCGCATAAGGGCGGGTGGGGATCCGGCGGGTTCGTAAAGGGTCTGGACCGGGTAGGTGCGGCCTGAGACCTCAATGACCGGGACCTGCGTATGGAGGGCCTTGGCGAAGTGGTCTCGGAACTTGACCGAGTCGATGGTGGCCGAAGTGATGATCAATTTCAGATCACGGCGTTTGGGCAGTAGAGCCGTCAGGTACCCCAGAAGAAAGTCGATGTTCAGACTGCGTTCATGGGCCTCGTCGATAATGATCGTGTCGTAGGCCCGCAGCTGGGGATCACCCTGTATCTGGGCCAACAGGATGCCGTCTGTTACCACCCGCAGACGGGTGCGTTTGGAGGACTGGTCGGTGAACCTGACCTGGTAACCGATTTCCTCACCCAACCGCACCCCTGTCTCGGATGCGATTCGCTCCGCCACCGTCCTGGCGGCTATGCGCCTGGGCTGGGTGTGGACTATCTGGTGGTCGTGGGTTCCCCTCCCCATTTCCAGGAGGATCTTGGGTATCTGGGTGGTCTTGCCCGACCCGGTCTGCCCCGAGACGATGACCACCTGCGAGGTTCTGACGGCCTGCGCTATGTCGTCCTTGGCTGCACTGACCGGCAGCTCCACAGGGTATTGGAACCTCATGCCCGGCCTATCTCGATGATTCGGAAGCCCTTTGCCGAAGCGGCCTTGGTCACGGTCCAGCCATCTCCGAGGTTCTTGGACAGCCAGGGAACAAGGGAATCCGCACCCAGGTTGCGTTGGACGACCAGGTAGGACCGGCCCTCGGGTTTCAGGCGGGGCAGGTAATTCATCAGGAGTTCGTGCAGTGCCTCCTTGCCGACACGAATGGGTGGGTTGGACCAGATCAGGTCGAACATAAGGTCGTCCGGCAGTTGGTCGGGGAGGACCGCCTGGATGCCCTTCAGCCCATTGGATTCGGCATTGCGCCGGGTCAGGTCAAGGGCCCGCTCGTTGACATCCACGGCGTAGACGTTTGCTTCGGGGGAGAGGAGTCCCATGCTGAGGGCGATGGGCCCCCATCCACAGCCCAGGTCGAGGAAGTCGCCGGTCGGCGGAGGGGTTGGGACCTTCTTCAGGAGGACGGAGGTGCCAAGGTCCAGTCTGTTGGCGGAAAACACCCCGTTGGAGACCTGCACCGGAATCTGATGGCCTGCCAGGTTGACCTGTATGGTCCTGCGCTCGTCGGGGGAGGCCGGTAATGCGGTGAAGTACTGCTCGCTCCGGCCTGAAGTCCGCCGCCCGTCCGTGGGTGTTTCCTGGTTCTTGTCCGTCATACCCGTCCCGTCCATTCCATCCATCCTGTCCGCCCTGTCACCATCCGCCTGCATCTCTCTCCCGGAAGGCCCGGCCCCCGACTCGGCTCAGGGCTTCTCAATGTCTGCTAAGACGATGATAATAAAGACCATGCCTTGATTCCGCTTATACCGGATTCCGGACTGATTCCATCATCTATCTGTGCAGAGGTGCCTTTGACCCAGAACCATTCCAGCGAAGACAGCACGGGCATCGGGAAGACCGACCGCCCGGAATCGTCCGTGCCGCAGTTCGAGGAAGTGTACTCACCCTCGTCTCCGGGACATGTTGACCGTCTGACCGGGCGTTCGGACGTTCTCTTGGAGCAGTCCGCCGGGGATGCACCCCAGACCGTGGACCAGGTGGAATGGGAGGAGCGCGAGCGACGCAATCAGTTCAGACATGTTGAGGGACTGGGTGAACTCAGGGACGTAACCGAGGTCGAGTACAGGAAGATCCGCCTTGAACGGGTCGTTCTGATTGGCGTATGGTCCAATGCCCGGACTCGGGTGGAGGAGGCCGAGGAGTCCCTCCGTGAGTTGGCGGCGCTGGCGCAGACAGCTGGTGCAGAGGTCCTGGATGGTCTCCTCCAGCAGCGGGCCAAGCCCGACCCGGCCACCTATGTGGGGTCGGGCAAGGCCAGGGAACTGGCGGATATCGTTGCCGGGCTTGAGGCGGATACAATCATCGCCGACGACGACCTCCATCCCTCCCAGCGGCGTGCACTGGAGGATGTGACCAAGGTCAAGGTGGTGGACAGGACCGCCCTGATTCTTGACATCTTCGCTCAGCACGCAACCAGTCGCGAGGGTAAGGCCCAGGTGGAGTTGGCCCAGTTGGAGTACATGCTGCCCAGATTGCGTGGCTGGGGCGGATCGCTCTCCCGCCAGGCCGGTGGTCAGGCAGCTGGACAGTCCGGTGGTATCGGGTCGAGAGGTCCGGGTGAAACCAAAATCGAGACCGACCGCCGCGTCATTCGTCACCGTATTACCCGCCTGAAGCGGCAGATCGCCCAGATGTCACCCTCCCGAGAGGTCAAGCGAGGGTCGCGGCAGCGCTTCGGCCTGCCGACCGTGGCCGTAGTGGGCTATACCAATGCGGGTAAGTCCTCTCTGACCAACAGGTTGACCGGGTCCAGCGAGCTGGTCGAGAATGCCCTCTTCGCCACCCTGGATACGGCTGTACGACGCACCAAGGCCAGGGACGGAAGACTCTACGTATATGTCGATACGGTCGGTTTTGTGCGCCGCCTGCCTACCCAGCTGGTTGAGGCTTTCAAGTCCACCCTGGAAGAGGTCGCCCAGGCCGACCTGATTCTCCATGTGGTGGATGGATCGCATCCTGATCCCTTCGGGCAGATTCGCGCCGTTGACAAGGTCCTGGCCGATATAGAAGGCGTGGGGTCCATTCCCAGGATTTTGGTCTTCAACAAGGTCGATCTGATGGAAGGGGCCGCCCGAGACAGGCTATCCAATCTGGAACCGGATGCCTTCCTGGTTTCGGCTCGTAGTGGAACCGGTATCGATGACCTGCGTGAGCGGGTGGAGGACCTTCTGCCCAAGCCGGAGGTCCACGTGGAAGCGCTTATGCCTTATACCAGCGGATCCCTCTTGGCCCGGGTCAGGCAATTTGGCCGGGTGACGGGATTGGACTATCGATCTGATGGCATCATGCTGAGTGCCGATGTGGACGACGGACTGGCGGCCGCCATCCTGAAGGAATCAATAGACTGAAACTGCTGGTATCATTGACTTGATTGACCGATTCATGCCGTTCTTGCGGGATGTCTCGAGGCCCCGGTCGCCAGCTTTCGTGGCCTGGGTTACCGAACAATCGTTCACCCTACAGGATTCGCTTCCGAAGGTCATATACTGCGGATACAGTGAACCTGTTGAATGCGGCAAACCCGTCTTTTCCGGGTTCCGATGAGAGAGGTCCAATAAAAACTATGGCGGAATCACCAATTAAGCCAACCAAGCTTGCGATTGTAGGAGCTGGGGCGGTGGGCTCCACCCTGGCATTTTCAGCTGCCCAGCGTGGTGTTGCACGCGAGATCGTGCTTGAGGATGTCAATAAGCAGCGCGTGGAGGCTGAGGTGCGCGATATGCAGCACGGCTCCAGCTTCTATCCGACTGTTTCCATCGATGGGTCGGATGACCCGCAGATATGTTCCGGGGCCGACATGGTGGTCATCACCGCCGGTGCCCGTCAGAAGCCTGGGCAGACCCGGCTCGACCTGGCCGGCGCGACCATCGAGATGATGAAGTCCATCATTCCGCAGATGGTTGAGGTCGCCCCCAACGCCATCTTCATGCTCATCACCAACCCCGTCGACATCGTTACCAGGGTTTCCCTGGATCTGTCGGGGCTGCCTTCGAACCAGATGTTCGGCTCGGGCACCAACCTGGATTCCGCCCGTCTGCGTTACCTGATTGCCCAGCAGACCGGTGTCAATGTGAAGAACGTCCATGCCTATATCGCCGGCGAGCACGGGGATTCCGAGGTTCCGCTCTGGTCCTCCGCCACCATCGGCGGGGTTCCCATGTGCGACTGGAAGGAAATGCCCGGTCACGAACCCCTGGATGCAGCCAAGCGCGAGGAGATTCATCAGGGGGTCAAGAACGCCGCCTACCAGATCATCGAGGGCAAGGGTGCGACCAACTTCGCCATCGCCATGTCGGGTGTCGACATCATCGAGTCCATCCTGAACGGGACCAACAGGATCCTGCCGGTCAGCTCCATGCTTGAAGACTTCCACGGTATCTCCGGCGTATGCATGTCGGTGCCCAGCGTCCTGAACCGCCAGGGCGTCAACACCCACATCAATACCCCGCTTAGCGACGGCGAACTGGCAGCCCTGAAGCGGTCCGCCGAGACCCTGAAGGAGACGGCCGCCAAGTTCGGCTTCTGATTTCTGTACCGTCCGTTCCTGTACCGGTTCACCTGTCGGATTCGGGCGACTGATAGCGCCTGTCGGCTTTTAGCGAGGACCAGGACATGGGTTTGTTTACCTTGTCCTGGTTCTTTCTTTATCGTTCGGCGCTTAGGTGAAGATATTCCTGCCTCCTGGTCGACGATGATAGGATGGCACCGATTTGGGGTCATCCGTTCATTGCTAACAGACCCTCGTAGGTATCTGATGAAGTTGGGCACCGGCTGACATCTGACTGTTTCGCTCGGTGGCTGGTGCCGCTGCAATACGGCGTCCTGGGGTTCGGGCGTCGTGAGGCTTATATTTGGAGGTGTTCGATGGCTGAAGATGCTGTATCCAGTGGGTTCCACGATGGGCACCAGGCTCCTGCCGGTGCCAAACACCGCAAACAACTCTTGATGACCCTGGCCCTGACGGGGAGCGTCTTCCTGGCAGAGGTGGTCGGGGCGATAGTCACCAACAGCCTGGCCCTTCTGGTCGATGCGGGTCACATGATGACCGATATGGCCGTCCTTATTGCATCCACGGTGACCGCCATCTTGATGGAGCGGCGCCCGACCTCCAACAGGACTTGGGGCTGGTCGCGACTGGAGGTCATCACCTCGGCAGGGGGCGCAATTGTTCTCCTCCTGGTGGGAATCTATGCCATCGTCGAGGCCGGGATACGCCTCTTTGTGCCGAATCAGGACCAGGTGGAGGCTATGGGGCTCCTCCTGTTCTTCGGTGTTCTGGGACTTGCGGCCAATCTGGGGTCCATCTTCGTTCTGTCGTCCAGTCATGACGACAACCTGAATATGAAGGCGGCCTTCCTGGAGGTCATGAACGATGCGCTGGGTTCCGTGGCCGTCATCATTTCGGCTGTGGTCATGCTCCTGACGGGGTGGAACGGGTTCGATGCCGTTGCTGGTGGTCTCATTGCCATCCTGATGATACCGCGTGCCCTTTCACTGCTTTCGAAGAGCATCAGGGTCCTCCTTGAGGAGCCTCCCCAGGGACTGAACATGGATCATGTCCGAGAGCATCTGGAAAAGGTGCCTGGTGTTCTTGAGGTGCACGACCTGCATGCCAACAGCGTCTCCAGCGGTTTGCCCCAGCTCACCGCCCATGTGATTGTGAATACCGACTCCACCACTGATGAAAACGAGCAGATACTGACCAGTATGCAGAAATGTCTGCGAACCCACTTCCCGGTTTCCGTCGAGCACACCACGTTCCAGATTGAGCCCCAGGGTCACCAGGACCTGAGTGGTGAACGCCTGAGCATGTGAGTGAGATCCGGTGCCGTTCCAGGTTGTGTTCCAAGACGGTCCTTGATTTCCCTTGTACCCGTAAGATTGGCCCCCTCCGACCACAATGGTCGGAGGGGGCCAATCTTCTATCTCGTCAGACCTTGCGCAGGACGGTTACCACCTTGCCCATTATCTTGGCATGGGTGCCGTCGATGGGGGAGTAGGACGGGTTATGGGGGATGAGCCACACATGGCCCTTCTCGCGCCGGAAGGTCTTGACAGTGGCCTCATCGTCAAGAAGTGCAGCCACAATATCGCCGTTCTCGGCT includes the following:
- a CDS encoding glutamine synthetase family protein → MDKQEEFALRTVEERDVRFIRLWFTDVLGTLKSVAIAPAELEVAFEEGLGFDGSAIEGMTRVSEDDMIVKPDPSTFQILPWRGGPQGTARIFCDVLTPDGEPSSGDPRHVLKRALAHAKDKGFIFYTHPEIEFYLFENQEDWSQPPVPIDEGGYFDHVPRSPGMDFRRACVNMLEQMGISVEYSHHEAGPGQNEIDLRYADALTTADNIMTFRTVVKEISLERGIYASFMPKPFTDQPGSGMHTHLSLFEGDSNAFYEVGQEFNMSQTARQFAAGILAHAAEICAVTDQYVNSYKRLWGGAEAPSYVCWGHNNRSALLRIPQYKPGKGNSARMEFRGLDPGANPYLAYSVLLAAGLDGIEQKMTLGEPTSDDVWELTDSERQAMGIAPLPDSLDSALKLMEKSDFVADVLGEHTFEYFLRNKHKEWNSYSRQVNPYELEYYLPRL
- the priA gene encoding bifunctional 1-(5-phosphoribosyl)-5-((5-phosphoribosylamino)methylideneamino)imidazole-4-carboxamide isomerase/phosphoribosylanthranilate isomerase PriA, encoding MLTLLPAVDVRDGKAVRLRQGVSGSEKVYGEPADAAKAWVDQGAEWLHLVDLDAAFGTGDNRDKLAALVNELGDRVKVELSGGIRDDASLEAALEAGAARVNIGTAALENPDWTSRVLSRYGERVCVGLDVRGHTLAARGWTSKGGDLFETMKRLDDDGCGRYVVTDVARDGMMTGPNLDLLGEVSSRTPAKVTASGGISSLNDLRDIAGLSDRGVDSAILGKSLYEGAFTLEQALDLVSGHC
- the hrpA gene encoding ATP-dependent RNA helicase HrpA; protein product: MRFQYPVELPVSAAKDDIAQAVRTSQVVIVSGQTGSGKTTQIPKILLEMGRGTHDHQIVHTQPRRIAARTVAERIASETGVRLGEEIGYQVRFTDQSSKRTRLRVVTDGILLAQIQGDPQLRAYDTIIIDEAHERSLNIDFLLGYLTALLPKRRDLKLIITSATIDSVKFRDHFAKALHTQVPVIEVSGRTYPVQTLYEPAGSPPALMRTVPGFSSGGFLQEGDGDQDDLDVPTAVARACAELVIHSTHVNGPRDILVFAAGERDIREYETALRRHFGPRASDMQRTDAIELVPLFARLSAKEQHRVFEQHNHQRIVIATNVAETSLTVPGIRYVVDPGMARISRYSKSAKVQRLPIEPISQASADQRAGRCGRVADGIAIRLYSKDDYDTRPRFTDPEILRTSLGAVVLHMLSVGVAKTAEDVTGFGFIDPPDTRAVTDGFNELTELQAVARTRGEVRLTPLGRKLARIPIDIRLGRMVLQAGQDTTPDTLAAVLVVVAFLSLQDPRERPEEKREEADRLHARYDDPTSDFLTALNIWHRFFPEVKQSSNSVLRKACKQEFISFMRMRQWHDLYQQLVQMCQGMHMQVGTPKPIKAPDKGILNLPQAQQAAHSLVCSWDDQGIHRSMLSGLLSSIGMQVIHEPKASDFTGLKGAARAKAMKRAQKRSKNEYQGARGTHFAIFPGSAVSKSTPAWIMSAELVETSRLWARYCAAIDPAWAEPLARSLTRTTYAEPHWSASRGAAVASSKVLLYGLPIVQDKTVQWGSINPTQAREFLVRQGLVEGDIRQRFPHDDFIRANRDILREADDQTSRTRQVADTINETDLADFYFERLPHEATSVAALGNWWRHNHDQDPHLLDFDPGKVERLSQNEEGYQPGDYPNHWHTLGRDGNELDLPLTYVYNPSDPNDGVTIHIPVGTLSQLNPQEFTWNVPGLLDDLIVSTIKSLPKTLRVQFVPAPDTARAIRRWIDGHYATLPGSDYSGAGQEPVYGSATASGSNANGRGKAADQESTVGTWPDFTHVFTAAAIDVVGAQIHPEVFDQAQLDRLPPYLRMTFQVEEEPSRHRKHGRVRKGRPDPVASGQDRPGADRPSAGQPAPEQPKVLGQSKSLSELQSRLAGLARESARTVVGNRASQAAKEGKAVRRADLLHKAGATTESRKDMIWQAALEKLELPSQRISSRWLSRESLMLASAPYRNTDALTKDLQLAAVKRLIPETEAITDDQTLQETVSGLGQVFEDTVYQVAKDAIAILQRYSEVDKAVSGPADLPLLSVLQWIRQHASTLVQKGFIGVDPPYALPRLQTYLHADLMRLEKARRDKDRDVRWAWQAQTAQDKVDKARKTASALPNGPARDAAMDRIQRARWMLEEYYVSIWAQELGTATAVSLQRIEKVLEA
- a CDS encoding class I SAM-dependent methyltransferase, whose amino-acid sequence is MTDKNQETPTDGRRTSGRSEQYFTALPASPDERRTIQVNLAGHQIPVQVSNGVFSANRLDLGTSVLLKKVPTPPPTGDFLDLGCGWGPIALSMGLLSPEANVYAVDVNERALDLTRRNAESNGLKGIQAVLPDQLPDDLMFDLIWSNPPIRVGKEALHELLMNYLPRLKPEGRSYLVVQRNLGADSLVPWLSKNLGDGWTVTKAASAKGFRIIEIGRA
- a CDS encoding L-lactate dehydrogenase, with the translated sequence MAESPIKPTKLAIVGAGAVGSTLAFSAAQRGVAREIVLEDVNKQRVEAEVRDMQHGSSFYPTVSIDGSDDPQICSGADMVVITAGARQKPGQTRLDLAGATIEMMKSIIPQMVEVAPNAIFMLITNPVDIVTRVSLDLSGLPSNQMFGSGTNLDSARLRYLIAQQTGVNVKNVHAYIAGEHGDSEVPLWSSATIGGVPMCDWKEMPGHEPLDAAKREEIHQGVKNAAYQIIEGKGATNFAIAMSGVDIIESILNGTNRILPVSSMLEDFHGISGVCMSVPSVLNRQGVNTHINTPLSDGELAALKRSAETLKETAAKFGF
- the hflX gene encoding GTPase HflX; translated protein: MYSPSSPGHVDRLTGRSDVLLEQSAGDAPQTVDQVEWEERERRNQFRHVEGLGELRDVTEVEYRKIRLERVVLIGVWSNARTRVEEAEESLRELAALAQTAGAEVLDGLLQQRAKPDPATYVGSGKARELADIVAGLEADTIIADDDLHPSQRRALEDVTKVKVVDRTALILDIFAQHATSREGKAQVELAQLEYMLPRLRGWGGSLSRQAGGQAAGQSGGIGSRGPGETKIETDRRVIRHRITRLKRQIAQMSPSREVKRGSRQRFGLPTVAVVGYTNAGKSSLTNRLTGSSELVENALFATLDTAVRRTKARDGRLYVYVDTVGFVRRLPTQLVEAFKSTLEEVAQADLILHVVDGSHPDPFGQIRAVDKVLADIEGVGSIPRILVFNKVDLMEGAARDRLSNLEPDAFLVSARSGTGIDDLRERVEDLLPKPEVHVEALMPYTSGSLLARVRQFGRVTGLDYRSDGIMLSADVDDGLAAAILKESID
- a CDS encoding hemagglutinin, whose protein sequence is MGKTPGKRHTSSNLARTWKRMGTTRRVEAVAATVMALVLVVALVIVSLHFVSYRELVGRTREHQNEMARQYEFNPGRIITDQRFHDTTSMNAEDVQVFLDQKGADCTGDSCLRTMRVDTPSPDGDGLCDPYQGGKGQTAAQIIDGAARSCGISQKVLLTMLQKEQHLVTSKNPDPTQIRSAMGLSCPDDAACDARYAGFFNQVYGAAKRYRYYETHRSDYQFQTRAINQVRFSPEASCGASDVYIENDATALLYIYTPYQPNTAALAAGDGEGDSCSSYGNRNFVIIYDAWFGRADE